From one Tachysurus vachellii isolate PV-2020 chromosome 23, HZAU_Pvac_v1, whole genome shotgun sequence genomic stretch:
- the skor1a gene encoding SKI family transcriptional corepressor 1a isoform X5: protein MESISAPLASGQDASSPPHSKRDVSPFSGGGASLKPNQVSETSLYGVPIVSLVIDGQERLCLAQISNTLLKSYSYNEIHNRRVALGITCVQCTPVQLEILRRAGAMPISSRRCGMITKREAERLCKSFLGTHAPPKLPENFAFDVSHECAWGCRGNFIPARYNSSRAKCIKCAYCSMYFSPNKFIFHSHRTPESKYTQPDAANFNSWRRHLKLADKQMPDDISHAWEDVKAMFNGGSRKRTMPGSGCDMSPLKTHGPGHVRQAASPEIPHKTLRCDNERANLGLTNGTRNYPVIPVPSKSFSMLQKIPPPLFPHPYGFSPFGLCQKKDDSTNEQSKTGVPGVFWAGTKDSLYPSFPMFWPTTGALPLPPYPHTQQKPHELTASRQSETDVAEHERPRSSTPRDNERCSSSQSLEDKSADELRSTEGHATSPPRKSNYISAFRPVVKDAESIAKLYGNRDAYPGPHAGHLSPDFVSETSSYRSASPEVDSGGEPEVDVESNQETHDDDEESVQLSVEDRQSPFRQIVSRGGHGEEVRESREEEEDEEEDRHEEMDEDRLIDRVPKSNDTPTYDVCAAEKDAGLSLTSPPVPAPKYPPIQESHNSHRFSQSAVLEDDWESQKSCHDQMNVSKEAEIEGASRTDGRFHLIEKDIEHMAKEELQKQLVEQMELRKKMEREFQNLKGPDEEGALLSRGNGAAAANSQRSSRRSTPLLLQDAHSTPLHRDVHF, encoded by the exons ATGGAGTCGATAAGCGCGCCGCTGGCTTCGGGACAGGACGCCAGCTCTCCGCCGCACTCTAAAAGGGACGTGTCTCCTTTCTCCGGCGGCGGCGCGTCGCTGAAACCCAACCAAGTGAGCGAGACGTCTCTGTACGGTGTGCCCATCGTGTCTCTGGTCATAGACGGTCAGGAGCGCCTGTGCCTAGCCCAGATCTCCAACACTCTGCTGAAGAGCTACAGCTACAACGAAATTCACAACCGGCGCGTCGCTCTCGGTATAACGTGCGTGCAGTGCACACCGGTGCAGCTGGAGATCCTGAGACGAGCCGGTGCCATGCCCATTTCCTCGCGCCGGTGCGGAATGATTACCAAACGGGAGGCAGAAAGGCTCTGCAAGTCGTTTCTGGGCACTCATGCACCTCCAAAACTGCCCGAGAACTTCGCGTTTGACGTCTCGCATGAATGCGCGTGGGGCTGCAGAGGCAATTTCATCCCAGCCAGGTATAACAGCTCACGAGCTAAGTGCATCAAGTGCGCGTACTGCAGCATGTACTTCTCCCCAAACAAGTTCATATTCCACTCCCACCGCACGCCTGAGTCCAAATACACACAGCCAGACGCAGCGAATTTTAATTCCTGGAGGCGCCACCTGAAACTTGCAGACAAGCAAATGCCCGATGACATCTCTCACGCGTGGGAGGACGTGAAGGCCATGTTTAACGGGGGCAGCAGAAAAAGGACGATGCCTGGAAGCGGGTGCGATATGTCGCCTCTCAAAACACATGGCCCGGGCCATGTCAGGCAAGCCGCTTCTCCAGAAATCCCGCACAAAACCCTGCGCTGCGACAATGAGCGCGCAAATCTCGGCCTCACCAACGGCACGCGCAATTACCCGGTTATTCCAGTGCCCAGCAAAAGCTTTAGCATGCTCCAGAAAATCCCACCGCCCCTCTTCCCACATCCGTACGGCTTCTCTCCGTTCGGATTGTGTCAAAAGAAAGACGACAGCACAAACGAGCAAAGCAAGACCGGCGTACCGGGTGTGTTTTGGGCCGGGACTAAGGACAGTCTGTATCCGTCATTTCCAATGTTCTGGCCCACGACGGGCGCTCTGCCTCTGCCACCGTATCCGCACACACAGCAAAAGCCGCATGAGCTCACCGCAAGCcgtcagagtgagacagatgttGCTGAACACGAGCGTCCAAGAAGCAGCACTCCCAGGGACAACGAACGATGCTCGAGCTCACAGTCTCTCGAGGACAAATCTGCCGACGAGCTGAGGTCGACTGAGGGTCACGCAACGTCTCCTCCACGGAAGTCTAACTACATTTCTGCGTTTAGGCCCGTCGTTAAGGACGCAGAGAGTATAGCCAAGCTCTACGGTAACCGAGACGCGTACCCGGGGCCGCATGCGGGTCACCTGTCCCCGGACTTTGTCAGCGAGACTTCCAGCTACAGGTCTGCCTCACCGGAAGTTGACAGCGGGGGGGAACCGGAAGTGGACGTGGAGTCCAACCAGGAGACCCATGACGATGACGAAGAGTCCGTTCAGCTGTCTGTGGAGGACCGACAGAGTCCATTCAGGCAAATCGTGTCTCGAGGGGGACACGGAGAGGAAGTGAGGGAAagcagagaggaagaggaggatgaggaagaggacaGACATGAGGAAATGGATGAAGACAGGCTGATTGACAGAGTGCCAAAGAGTAACGACACTCCAACATATGAT GTGTGTGCTGCTGAAAAGGACGCAGGGCTTTCACTAACCTCTCCTCCTGTTCCAGCACCAAAATATCCACCAATCCAAGAATCACACA attcacacagattcagtcaaTCTGCTGTGCTTGAGGATGATTGGGaatctcagaaatcctgtcacgACCAAATGAACGTTTCTAAAGAAGCTGAGA ttgaaGGTGCATCCAGGACTGATGGCAGGTTTCATTTAATTGAAAAAGATATCGAGCACATGGCGAAAG AGGAACTCCAAAAACAGCTGGTGGAGCAAATGGAGCTTAGGAAGAAAATGGAACGGGAGTTTCAAAATCTCAAAG GACCAGATGAAGAGGGAGCTCTCTTATCGAGAGGAAATGGTGCAGCAGCTGCAAATAGTCAGAG AAGCTCACGACGCTCTACACCACTTCTCCTGCAAGATGCTCACTCCACGCCACTGCACAGGGACGTGCACTTTTAA
- the skor1a gene encoding SKI family transcriptional corepressor 1a isoform X2: protein MESISAPLASGQDASSPPHSKRDVSPFSGGGASLKPNQVSETSLYGVPIVSLVIDGQERLCLAQISNTLLKSYSYNEIHNRRVALGITCVQCTPVQLEILRRAGAMPISSRRCGMITKREAERLCKSFLGTHAPPKLPENFAFDVSHECAWGCRGNFIPARYNSSRAKCIKCAYCSMYFSPNKFIFHSHRTPESKYTQPDAANFNSWRRHLKLADKQMPDDISHAWEDVKAMFNGGSRKRTMPGSGCDMSPLKTHGPGHVRQAASPEIPHKTLRCDNERANLGLTNGTRNYPVIPVPSKSFSMLQKIPPPLFPHPYGFSPFGLCQKKDDSTNEQSKTGVPGVFWAGTKDSLYPSFPMFWPTTGALPLPPYPHTQQKPHELTASRQSETDVAEHERPRSSTPRDNERCSSSQSLEDKSADELRSTEGHATSPPRKSNYISAFRPVVKDAESIAKLYGNRDAYPGPHAGHLSPDFVSETSSYRSASPEVDSGGEPEVDVESNQETHDDDEESVQLSVEDRQSPFRQIVSRGGHGEEVRESREEEEDEEEDRHEEMDEDRLIDRVPKSNDTPTYDVCAAEKDAGLSLTSPPVPAPKYPPIQESHNSHRFSQSAVLEDDWESQKSCHDQMNVSKEAEIEGASRTDGRFHLIEKDIEHMAKEELQKQLVEQMELRKKMEREFQNLKDNFQDQMKRELSYREEMVQQLQIVRDTLCNELDQERKARYAIQQKLKAHDALHHFSCKMLTPRHCTGTCTFKPPLLPP from the exons ATGGAGTCGATAAGCGCGCCGCTGGCTTCGGGACAGGACGCCAGCTCTCCGCCGCACTCTAAAAGGGACGTGTCTCCTTTCTCCGGCGGCGGCGCGTCGCTGAAACCCAACCAAGTGAGCGAGACGTCTCTGTACGGTGTGCCCATCGTGTCTCTGGTCATAGACGGTCAGGAGCGCCTGTGCCTAGCCCAGATCTCCAACACTCTGCTGAAGAGCTACAGCTACAACGAAATTCACAACCGGCGCGTCGCTCTCGGTATAACGTGCGTGCAGTGCACACCGGTGCAGCTGGAGATCCTGAGACGAGCCGGTGCCATGCCCATTTCCTCGCGCCGGTGCGGAATGATTACCAAACGGGAGGCAGAAAGGCTCTGCAAGTCGTTTCTGGGCACTCATGCACCTCCAAAACTGCCCGAGAACTTCGCGTTTGACGTCTCGCATGAATGCGCGTGGGGCTGCAGAGGCAATTTCATCCCAGCCAGGTATAACAGCTCACGAGCTAAGTGCATCAAGTGCGCGTACTGCAGCATGTACTTCTCCCCAAACAAGTTCATATTCCACTCCCACCGCACGCCTGAGTCCAAATACACACAGCCAGACGCAGCGAATTTTAATTCCTGGAGGCGCCACCTGAAACTTGCAGACAAGCAAATGCCCGATGACATCTCTCACGCGTGGGAGGACGTGAAGGCCATGTTTAACGGGGGCAGCAGAAAAAGGACGATGCCTGGAAGCGGGTGCGATATGTCGCCTCTCAAAACACATGGCCCGGGCCATGTCAGGCAAGCCGCTTCTCCAGAAATCCCGCACAAAACCCTGCGCTGCGACAATGAGCGCGCAAATCTCGGCCTCACCAACGGCACGCGCAATTACCCGGTTATTCCAGTGCCCAGCAAAAGCTTTAGCATGCTCCAGAAAATCCCACCGCCCCTCTTCCCACATCCGTACGGCTTCTCTCCGTTCGGATTGTGTCAAAAGAAAGACGACAGCACAAACGAGCAAAGCAAGACCGGCGTACCGGGTGTGTTTTGGGCCGGGACTAAGGACAGTCTGTATCCGTCATTTCCAATGTTCTGGCCCACGACGGGCGCTCTGCCTCTGCCACCGTATCCGCACACACAGCAAAAGCCGCATGAGCTCACCGCAAGCcgtcagagtgagacagatgttGCTGAACACGAGCGTCCAAGAAGCAGCACTCCCAGGGACAACGAACGATGCTCGAGCTCACAGTCTCTCGAGGACAAATCTGCCGACGAGCTGAGGTCGACTGAGGGTCACGCAACGTCTCCTCCACGGAAGTCTAACTACATTTCTGCGTTTAGGCCCGTCGTTAAGGACGCAGAGAGTATAGCCAAGCTCTACGGTAACCGAGACGCGTACCCGGGGCCGCATGCGGGTCACCTGTCCCCGGACTTTGTCAGCGAGACTTCCAGCTACAGGTCTGCCTCACCGGAAGTTGACAGCGGGGGGGAACCGGAAGTGGACGTGGAGTCCAACCAGGAGACCCATGACGATGACGAAGAGTCCGTTCAGCTGTCTGTGGAGGACCGACAGAGTCCATTCAGGCAAATCGTGTCTCGAGGGGGACACGGAGAGGAAGTGAGGGAAagcagagaggaagaggaggatgaggaagaggacaGACATGAGGAAATGGATGAAGACAGGCTGATTGACAGAGTGCCAAAGAGTAACGACACTCCAACATATGAT GTGTGTGCTGCTGAAAAGGACGCAGGGCTTTCACTAACCTCTCCTCCTGTTCCAGCACCAAAATATCCACCAATCCAAGAATCACACA attcacacagattcagtcaaTCTGCTGTGCTTGAGGATGATTGGGaatctcagaaatcctgtcacgACCAAATGAACGTTTCTAAAGAAGCTGAGA ttgaaGGTGCATCCAGGACTGATGGCAGGTTTCATTTAATTGAAAAAGATATCGAGCACATGGCGAAAG AGGAACTCCAAAAACAGCTGGTGGAGCAAATGGAGCTTAGGAAGAAAATGGAACGGGAGTTTCAAAATCTCAAAG ATAATTTTCAGGACCAGATGAAGAGGGAGCTCTCTTATCGAGAGGAAATGGTGCAGCAGCTGCAAATAGTCAGAG aCACTTTGTGCAACGAGTTGGATCAAGAGAGAAAGGCTCGATATGCAATTCAGCAGAAGCTTAAAG CTCACGACGCTCTACACCACTTCTCCTGCAAGATGCTCACTCCACGCCACTGCACAGGGACGTGCACTTTTAAACCACCTCTACTGCCACCTTAA
- the skor1a gene encoding SKI family transcriptional corepressor 1a isoform X1, translated as MESISAPLASGQDASSPPHSKRDVSPFSGGGASLKPNQVSETSLYGVPIVSLVIDGQERLCLAQISNTLLKSYSYNEIHNRRVALGITCVQCTPVQLEILRRAGAMPISSRRCGMITKREAERLCKSFLGTHAPPKLPENFAFDVSHECAWGCRGNFIPARYNSSRAKCIKCAYCSMYFSPNKFIFHSHRTPESKYTQPDAANFNSWRRHLKLADKQMPDDISHAWEDVKAMFNGGSRKRTMPGSGCDMSPLKTHGPGHVRQAASPEIPHKTLRCDNERANLGLTNGTRNYPVIPVPSKSFSMLQKIPPPLFPHPYGFSPFGLCQKKDDSTNEQSKTGVPGVFWAGTKDSLYPSFPMFWPTTGALPLPPYPHTQQKPHELTASRQSETDVAEHERPRSSTPRDNERCSSSQSLEDKSADELRSTEGHATSPPRKSNYISAFRPVVKDAESIAKLYGNRDAYPGPHAGHLSPDFVSETSSYRSASPEVDSGGEPEVDVESNQETHDDDEESVQLSVEDRQSPFRQIVSRGGHGEEVRESREEEEDEEEDRHEEMDEDRLIDRVPKSNDTPTYDVCAAEKDAGLSLTSPPVPAPKYPPIQESHNSHRFSQSAVLEDDWESQKSCHDQMNVSKEAEIEGASRTDGRFHLIEKDIEHMAKEELQKQLVEQMELRKKMEREFQNLKDNFQDQMKRELSYREEMVQQLQIVRDTLCNELDQERKARYAIQQKLKEAHDALHHFSCKMLTPRHCTGTCTFKPPLLPP; from the exons ATGGAGTCGATAAGCGCGCCGCTGGCTTCGGGACAGGACGCCAGCTCTCCGCCGCACTCTAAAAGGGACGTGTCTCCTTTCTCCGGCGGCGGCGCGTCGCTGAAACCCAACCAAGTGAGCGAGACGTCTCTGTACGGTGTGCCCATCGTGTCTCTGGTCATAGACGGTCAGGAGCGCCTGTGCCTAGCCCAGATCTCCAACACTCTGCTGAAGAGCTACAGCTACAACGAAATTCACAACCGGCGCGTCGCTCTCGGTATAACGTGCGTGCAGTGCACACCGGTGCAGCTGGAGATCCTGAGACGAGCCGGTGCCATGCCCATTTCCTCGCGCCGGTGCGGAATGATTACCAAACGGGAGGCAGAAAGGCTCTGCAAGTCGTTTCTGGGCACTCATGCACCTCCAAAACTGCCCGAGAACTTCGCGTTTGACGTCTCGCATGAATGCGCGTGGGGCTGCAGAGGCAATTTCATCCCAGCCAGGTATAACAGCTCACGAGCTAAGTGCATCAAGTGCGCGTACTGCAGCATGTACTTCTCCCCAAACAAGTTCATATTCCACTCCCACCGCACGCCTGAGTCCAAATACACACAGCCAGACGCAGCGAATTTTAATTCCTGGAGGCGCCACCTGAAACTTGCAGACAAGCAAATGCCCGATGACATCTCTCACGCGTGGGAGGACGTGAAGGCCATGTTTAACGGGGGCAGCAGAAAAAGGACGATGCCTGGAAGCGGGTGCGATATGTCGCCTCTCAAAACACATGGCCCGGGCCATGTCAGGCAAGCCGCTTCTCCAGAAATCCCGCACAAAACCCTGCGCTGCGACAATGAGCGCGCAAATCTCGGCCTCACCAACGGCACGCGCAATTACCCGGTTATTCCAGTGCCCAGCAAAAGCTTTAGCATGCTCCAGAAAATCCCACCGCCCCTCTTCCCACATCCGTACGGCTTCTCTCCGTTCGGATTGTGTCAAAAGAAAGACGACAGCACAAACGAGCAAAGCAAGACCGGCGTACCGGGTGTGTTTTGGGCCGGGACTAAGGACAGTCTGTATCCGTCATTTCCAATGTTCTGGCCCACGACGGGCGCTCTGCCTCTGCCACCGTATCCGCACACACAGCAAAAGCCGCATGAGCTCACCGCAAGCcgtcagagtgagacagatgttGCTGAACACGAGCGTCCAAGAAGCAGCACTCCCAGGGACAACGAACGATGCTCGAGCTCACAGTCTCTCGAGGACAAATCTGCCGACGAGCTGAGGTCGACTGAGGGTCACGCAACGTCTCCTCCACGGAAGTCTAACTACATTTCTGCGTTTAGGCCCGTCGTTAAGGACGCAGAGAGTATAGCCAAGCTCTACGGTAACCGAGACGCGTACCCGGGGCCGCATGCGGGTCACCTGTCCCCGGACTTTGTCAGCGAGACTTCCAGCTACAGGTCTGCCTCACCGGAAGTTGACAGCGGGGGGGAACCGGAAGTGGACGTGGAGTCCAACCAGGAGACCCATGACGATGACGAAGAGTCCGTTCAGCTGTCTGTGGAGGACCGACAGAGTCCATTCAGGCAAATCGTGTCTCGAGGGGGACACGGAGAGGAAGTGAGGGAAagcagagaggaagaggaggatgaggaagaggacaGACATGAGGAAATGGATGAAGACAGGCTGATTGACAGAGTGCCAAAGAGTAACGACACTCCAACATATGAT GTGTGTGCTGCTGAAAAGGACGCAGGGCTTTCACTAACCTCTCCTCCTGTTCCAGCACCAAAATATCCACCAATCCAAGAATCACACA attcacacagattcagtcaaTCTGCTGTGCTTGAGGATGATTGGGaatctcagaaatcctgtcacgACCAAATGAACGTTTCTAAAGAAGCTGAGA ttgaaGGTGCATCCAGGACTGATGGCAGGTTTCATTTAATTGAAAAAGATATCGAGCACATGGCGAAAG AGGAACTCCAAAAACAGCTGGTGGAGCAAATGGAGCTTAGGAAGAAAATGGAACGGGAGTTTCAAAATCTCAAAG ATAATTTTCAGGACCAGATGAAGAGGGAGCTCTCTTATCGAGAGGAAATGGTGCAGCAGCTGCAAATAGTCAGAG aCACTTTGTGCAACGAGTTGGATCAAGAGAGAAAGGCTCGATATGCAATTCAGCAGAAGCTTAAAG AAGCTCACGACGCTCTACACCACTTCTCCTGCAAGATGCTCACTCCACGCCACTGCACAGGGACGTGCACTTTTAAACCACCTCTACTGCCACCTTAA
- the skor1a gene encoding SKI family transcriptional corepressor 1a isoform X7, with the protein MESISAPLASGQDASSPPHSKRDVSPFSGGGASLKPNQVSETSLYGVPIVSLVIDGQERLCLAQISNTLLKSYSYNEIHNRRVALGITCVQCTPVQLEILRRAGAMPISSRRCGMITKREAERLCKSFLGTHAPPKLPENFAFDVSHECAWGCRGNFIPARYNSSRAKCIKCAYCSMYFSPNKFIFHSHRTPESKYTQPDAANFNSWRRHLKLADKQMPDDISHAWEDVKAMFNGGSRKRTMPGSGCDMSPLKTHGPGHVRQAASPEIPHKTLRCDNERANLGLTNGTRNYPVIPVPSKSFSMLQKIPPPLFPHPYGFSPFGLCQKKDDSTNEQSKTGVPGVFWAGTKDSLYPSFPMFWPTTGALPLPPYPHTQQKPHELTASRQSETDVAEHERPRSSTPRDNERCSSSQSLEDKSADELRSTEGHATSPPRKSNYISAFRPVVKDAESIAKLYGNRDAYPGPHAGHLSPDFVSETSSYRSASPEVDSGGEPEVDVESNQETHDDDEESVQLSVEDRQSPFRQIVSRGGHGEEVRESREEEEDEEEDRHEEMDEDRLIDRVPKSNDTPTYDVCAAEKDAGLSLTSPPVPAPKYPPIQESHNSHRFSQSAVLEDDWESQKSCHDQMNVSKEAEIEGASRTDGRFHLIEKDIEHMAKEELQKQLVEQMELRKKMEREFQNLKGPDEEGALLSRGNGAAAANSQRHFVQRVGSREKGSICNSAEA; encoded by the exons ATGGAGTCGATAAGCGCGCCGCTGGCTTCGGGACAGGACGCCAGCTCTCCGCCGCACTCTAAAAGGGACGTGTCTCCTTTCTCCGGCGGCGGCGCGTCGCTGAAACCCAACCAAGTGAGCGAGACGTCTCTGTACGGTGTGCCCATCGTGTCTCTGGTCATAGACGGTCAGGAGCGCCTGTGCCTAGCCCAGATCTCCAACACTCTGCTGAAGAGCTACAGCTACAACGAAATTCACAACCGGCGCGTCGCTCTCGGTATAACGTGCGTGCAGTGCACACCGGTGCAGCTGGAGATCCTGAGACGAGCCGGTGCCATGCCCATTTCCTCGCGCCGGTGCGGAATGATTACCAAACGGGAGGCAGAAAGGCTCTGCAAGTCGTTTCTGGGCACTCATGCACCTCCAAAACTGCCCGAGAACTTCGCGTTTGACGTCTCGCATGAATGCGCGTGGGGCTGCAGAGGCAATTTCATCCCAGCCAGGTATAACAGCTCACGAGCTAAGTGCATCAAGTGCGCGTACTGCAGCATGTACTTCTCCCCAAACAAGTTCATATTCCACTCCCACCGCACGCCTGAGTCCAAATACACACAGCCAGACGCAGCGAATTTTAATTCCTGGAGGCGCCACCTGAAACTTGCAGACAAGCAAATGCCCGATGACATCTCTCACGCGTGGGAGGACGTGAAGGCCATGTTTAACGGGGGCAGCAGAAAAAGGACGATGCCTGGAAGCGGGTGCGATATGTCGCCTCTCAAAACACATGGCCCGGGCCATGTCAGGCAAGCCGCTTCTCCAGAAATCCCGCACAAAACCCTGCGCTGCGACAATGAGCGCGCAAATCTCGGCCTCACCAACGGCACGCGCAATTACCCGGTTATTCCAGTGCCCAGCAAAAGCTTTAGCATGCTCCAGAAAATCCCACCGCCCCTCTTCCCACATCCGTACGGCTTCTCTCCGTTCGGATTGTGTCAAAAGAAAGACGACAGCACAAACGAGCAAAGCAAGACCGGCGTACCGGGTGTGTTTTGGGCCGGGACTAAGGACAGTCTGTATCCGTCATTTCCAATGTTCTGGCCCACGACGGGCGCTCTGCCTCTGCCACCGTATCCGCACACACAGCAAAAGCCGCATGAGCTCACCGCAAGCcgtcagagtgagacagatgttGCTGAACACGAGCGTCCAAGAAGCAGCACTCCCAGGGACAACGAACGATGCTCGAGCTCACAGTCTCTCGAGGACAAATCTGCCGACGAGCTGAGGTCGACTGAGGGTCACGCAACGTCTCCTCCACGGAAGTCTAACTACATTTCTGCGTTTAGGCCCGTCGTTAAGGACGCAGAGAGTATAGCCAAGCTCTACGGTAACCGAGACGCGTACCCGGGGCCGCATGCGGGTCACCTGTCCCCGGACTTTGTCAGCGAGACTTCCAGCTACAGGTCTGCCTCACCGGAAGTTGACAGCGGGGGGGAACCGGAAGTGGACGTGGAGTCCAACCAGGAGACCCATGACGATGACGAAGAGTCCGTTCAGCTGTCTGTGGAGGACCGACAGAGTCCATTCAGGCAAATCGTGTCTCGAGGGGGACACGGAGAGGAAGTGAGGGAAagcagagaggaagaggaggatgaggaagaggacaGACATGAGGAAATGGATGAAGACAGGCTGATTGACAGAGTGCCAAAGAGTAACGACACTCCAACATATGAT GTGTGTGCTGCTGAAAAGGACGCAGGGCTTTCACTAACCTCTCCTCCTGTTCCAGCACCAAAATATCCACCAATCCAAGAATCACACA attcacacagattcagtcaaTCTGCTGTGCTTGAGGATGATTGGGaatctcagaaatcctgtcacgACCAAATGAACGTTTCTAAAGAAGCTGAGA ttgaaGGTGCATCCAGGACTGATGGCAGGTTTCATTTAATTGAAAAAGATATCGAGCACATGGCGAAAG AGGAACTCCAAAAACAGCTGGTGGAGCAAATGGAGCTTAGGAAGAAAATGGAACGGGAGTTTCAAAATCTCAAAG GACCAGATGAAGAGGGAGCTCTCTTATCGAGAGGAAATGGTGCAGCAGCTGCAAATAGTCAGAG aCACTTTGTGCAACGAGTTGGATCAAGAGAGAAAGGCTCGATATGCAATTCAGCAGAAGCTTAA